Proteins from one Sabethes cyaneus chromosome 2, idSabCyanKW18_F2, whole genome shotgun sequence genomic window:
- the LOC128734939 gene encoding tyrosine-protein phosphatase non-receptor type 23, with the protein MEAVPRMPMVSFELKSCPESTSFGPLKQYVAEYYHEDPDSYSKECYQLEQLRGMAMRPSHDVEGTAVVKRYYCQLHSLQNRFLLNQLPESQQMLSFSWKDLYSGATLQKNNIKFEMAVILHNFGSLHTQLGAAESRADPESMKKACTHFQCAAWAFGYIKDNYALLLQGDLSTELLIFMQALCFAQAQECIMEKSLCDNRKSGIIAKVTAQIVTYYNSALAALLTQNGEDGRIQDIVGSKQFKEWRKYVKFKISYLSCILLLYQGQQSEEQQKMGERVVLYQASFDKLEEAKKESKGLANIEQINDALQFTMDVVEAKRKSAKNENEFIYHEEVPELSAISAVQGANLVHGIPFSVTDPDAMGEDIFHRLVPMKAHESSSVYSEEKADLLRSVGSRVEEKDLELTSFMSSLNLDSINVQNPSSFNEIRLPQGLVDRCADLNAKPNAIPDLVQSMSNLAESCTEVEMMLKEIKHLLKQDEIQEDSYQQKIGQRSNGGTHIAELNREFTKYQEAHNKAGESNDTLRKAMGLHVHNLKILAQPLKDIKEQIPASSEQFDEMTLKDLQGILAKVNEMREQRAKLYQELRDNVTNDDITTQLIALESGSDSKKRMQELFKKELGKHDQLVALLDANLKAQANILKALTDIYARSAPIIKSISEAKTKREQFFSSLQGSYDVYEDLLSKSAKGLEFYRKLQVNVQKLYSRVKAACDVQDEERNQKLKSSTAMKKQSSDSSLPISAFRESPKLSGGPKLKDYLKSGNISLGSIKAAGIDVNPSGYVPPVRPTPVGSESTAPAVSSASGSGGYYQDSYANYNYYSTTTGATNVPPVAADYSQYYQQQQQISSYGPVSTFQSSTNPTITSTQTQPTGFVNPMYQNTVNNYYGNRQTAEYSQYPVPQPSPALSTSSSEVASTAAVPQAQNWNQLNQQFGAMNLQTSTTAATYQPTVDSSSAAGYVPAQPYQVDSSAVSQQYSTTPAYNGYTNQTAAQYQDVSGQYYTQQQQPPPQQLQQPQPQQQLQQHLQTPQGSAYTQPTQLQTDSQATVPLSSTSYPSYPGYSYNPQTGAYDYIGVNQYSTVTQASYINQYSNPNQTTAGSVATPSATPYSPSVAGSYDVNHSQQQQPSYVTAYSNSLTPSTVTQSVTTPAAASINNSAPAYYGSYNYNQTQQPQSSDCNQQYYPQDQTQNSAYFSSGYGSNVNQYQQPIVNNQPTVGPATGQYSTPSNPSTTNNAPNTPYGYNSAVSYPNTTTEPTQPQSYQPPVPAVPQSTSTEQPHTAVTTLPAQTQPQPAASSTVIKKSSNLDLLSGLDFTPVAPATAAPILQPQSVLTRTTADDEVKSEVLTPTKVGTADSLPADVLPSATPNSFKKPSAEPSATSFGDRKPSVDNLSICSDLSSIDQNFDWESASLRAAVVPVTAAAVDYPPAAASASAVTASNNINNVNNSILVQPARDPFEDQATLKWFHKEVERLEKFIDTLNVKTLNGTTPLDGKWKELQDMLVKEESKRQVGVARLFPEKNRSIDCVPYDHARVTLPTDTDNYINAVFVKDLGFGCPQMILAQTPLQNTVNDFWNMIWSQKATVVVCLHTPNEILDTFWPCDINQELTYGDVSVSLVKQFDLTHCIERALRVTMLGSDVILTVTLIQVKLWPKLSAEYMLGIAQNVIGAYRQQSQELKQLTPLIVNCLNGSDRSSLLAVAIASILATQSRKPVLINVVDIWYRICCQRKGALRDPNYIQMSYNIVLNNGHSILNKRGIMTSYQMKTVQTNAAAEKEETINDPFKDLDPLWKLK; encoded by the exons ATGGAGGCCGTTCCCCGTATGCCGATGGTCAGCTTCGAGCTGAAAAGCTGTCCGGAGAGTACCTCCTTTGGCCCGCTGAAGCAG TATGTCGCAGAATACTATCACGAGGATCCGGATTCGTACTCAAAGGAATGCTATCAACTGGAGCAGTTGCGAGGTATGGCCATGCGACCGTCACATGACGTCGAAGGGACGGCAGTGGTTAAACGATACTACTGTCAGCTGCATTCGCTTCAGAACCGATTCCTGCTGAACCAGTTGCCTGAAAGTCAGCAAATGCTTAGTTTCAGCTGGAAGGACCTGTACAGCGGCGCGACACTGCAGAAGAACAATATCAAATTTGAGATGGCAGTGATATTGCATAATTTTGGTTCGCTGCACACACAGCTGGGGGCGGCGGAAAGTCGTGCCGATCCTGAGAGTATGAAGAAGGCGTGCACTCATTTTCAGTGCGCTGCGTGGGCTTTCGGTTATATTAAGGACAATTATGCGCTGCTGCTGCAGGGGGATCTTTCCACTGAgctgttgattttcatgcaagcGCTGTGCTTCGCACAGGCTCAAGAGTGCATTATGGAGAAGAGTCTGTGTGACAATCGCAAGTCGGGTATAATTGCGAAGGTAACGGCTCAGATAGTTACGTACTACAATTCAGCACTGGCTGCTCTATTGACTCAGAATGGAGAAGATGGACGAATTCAGGATATTGTTGGAAGCAAGCAGTTCAAGGAGTGGAGAAAGTATGTCAAGTTTAAGATTTCCTATTTGTCCTGCATTCTTCTGCTTTACCAAGGACAACAGTCGGAGGAGCAGCAAAAAATGGGCGAACGAGTTGTGCTGTATCAGGCTTCTTTCGATAAACTAGAAGAAGCGAAAAAAGAATCGAAAGGTCTAGCTAATATCGAACAAATTAACGACGCGCTTCAGTTTACGATGGACGTAGTGGAGGCAAAGCGAAAGTCggcaaaaaatgaaaacgaattTATTTACCACGAAGAGGTGCCGGAATTGAGTGCTATTTCTGCTGTACAAGGTGCGAATCTGGTTCATGGTATACCCTTCAGTGTGACTGATCCGGATGCCATGGGGGAGGATATTTTCCATCGGTTGGTACCGATGAAGGCTCATGAAAGTAGTTCGGTTTACAGTGAGGAGAAAGCCGATCTGCTGCGGTCGGTTGGTTCCCGGGTAGAGGAGAAAGATTTGGAATTGACTTCGTTTATGAGTTCGCTCAATTTAGACTCGATCAACGTTCAAAATCCGAGCAGCTTTAATGAAATTCGACTGCCACAGGGTCTGGTTGATCGCTGTGCCGATTTGAATGCTAAACCGAATGCCATTCCAGATTTGGTGCAATCGATGTCCAACCTGGCGGAAAGCTGTACCGAAGTGGAGATGATGTTGAAGGAAATCAAGCATCTGCTGAAGCAGGACGAAATTCAAGAGGATAGCTATCAGCAAAAGATTGGCCAGCGCTCGAATGGGGGTACCCACATAGCCGAACTGAATCGGGAGTTTACCAAGTACCAGGAGGCTCATAATAAGGCCGGTGAAAGCAACGATACGCTGCGCAAGGCGATGGGATTGCACGTGCACAATTTGAAAATATTGGCCCAACCGCTGAAGGATATTAAAGAGCAAATTCCTGCCAGCAGTGAGCAGTTTGACGAAATGACCTTGAAGGATTTGCAGGGGATTTTGGCTAAG GTTAACGAAATGCGCGAACAACGCGCCAAACTGTACCAGGAGCTGCGCGATAACGTAACGAATGACGATATTACTACACAGCTGATAGCACTGGAGAGTGGCTCGGATAGCAAAAAACGCATGCAGGAACTTTTTAAGAAGGAACTGGGAAAGCACGACCAGTTGGTGGCTTTGCTGGATGCCAATTTGAAGGCGCAAGCTAACATCCTGAAGGCTTTGACCGATATTTACGCTCGTTCTGCGCcgattataaaatcaattagcGAGGCCAAAACAAAAAGGGAGCAGTTTTTCTCCTCACTGCAAGGTTCGTACGATGTGTACGAGGACCTTCTTTCGAAGAGTGCAAAGGGATTGGAATTTTACCGGAAACTGCAGGTGAACGTGCAGAAACTGTACTCCCGAGTTAAGGCCGCCTGCGACGTTCAGGATGAGGAACGCAACCAAAAGTTGAAATCAAGCACGGCTATGAAGAAACAGTCTTCGGATTCTTCCTTACCAATATCGGCCTTCCGAGAGAGTCCAAAGTTAAGCGGGGGTCCGAAACTGAAGGACTATTTAAAATCAGGCAACATAAGTTTGGGCTCCATCAAAGCTGCTGGAATAGATGTCAATCCTTCCGGTTATGTTCCCCCTGTCCGACCCACACCAGTCGGGTCTGAAAGCACTGCTCCGGCGGTAAGCTCTGCATCCGGCAGTGGAGGATATTATCAAGACTCGTATGcgaattataattattattcaaCTACAACCGGAGCTACAAATGTACCGCCAGTTGCGGCGGATTATTCTCAGTACtatcaacaacagcaacaaatcAGCAGTTATGGACCTGTTTCTACATTCCAGTCGAGTACGAATCCGACAATAACTTCTACACAAACGCAACCAACAGGTTTCGTCAATCCCATGTATCAGAATACAGTGAATAATTATTATGGCAATAGGCAAACTGCGGAATACAGTCAATATCCTGTTCCGCAACCCTCGCCAGCCTTATCAACAAGTTCTAGCGAGGTTGCGTCGACAGCGGCAGTGCCTCAGGCGCAGAATTGGAATCAGCTGAATCAACAATTCGGTGCAATGAATCTCCAAACGTCCACGACAGCAGCAACATATCAACCAACGGTTGATTCCAGTTCCGCCGCTGGTTATGTACCAGCTCAACCCTATCAAGTCGATAGCAGTGCCGTAAGTCAACAATATTCTACGACTCCTGCCTACAATGGCTACACAAATCAGACAGCTGCCCAATATCAGGACGTTTCTGGACAATATTatacacaacaacaacaaccaccacCACAGCAACTGCAACAACCTCAACCCCAACAGCAACTACAACAACATTTGCAAACCCCGCAAGGATCAGCTTATACCCAACCAACTCAATTACAAACCGATTCGCAAGCCACTGTTCCTTTGTCGTCGACTTCATATCCTTCTTATCCCGGCTATTCCTATAACCCTCAAACAGGTGCTTACGACTACATCGGCGTCAATCAATACAGTACCGTTACGCAAGCCTCGTACATAAATCAATACAGTAATCCCAATCAGACGACTGCAGGAAGTGTCGCAACGCCCTCGGCCACGCCATATTCGCCATCTGTAGCTGGATCTTACGACGTCAACCACTCCCAACAGCAACAGCCTTCATACGTAACTGCGTACAGCAACTCCTTGACGCCATCAACAGTAACTCAGTCTGTTACAACTCCAGCTGCAGCAAGCATTAATAATAGTGCTCCAGCTTACTACGGAAGCTATAACTACAACCAAACCCAACAACCGCAATCCTCGGATTGCAACCAGCAGTACTATCCACAGGACCAAACCCAAAATTCCGCTTATTTTAGCTCGGGATATGGATCTAATGTAAACCAATATCAGCAACCGATAGTGAATAACCAACCGACGGTAGGACCAGCGACAGGCCAGTACTCCACTCCCTCTAATCCTAGTACAACGAACAACGCCCCCAACACTCCCTACGGATACAATTCAGCAGTCAGCTACCCAAATACGACAACCGAACCAACTCAGCCTCAAAGTTATCAACCGCCAGTTCCCGCCGTCCCCCAGTCAACGTCAACCGAACAACCACATACAGCAGTAACCACTCTACCGGCGCAGACCCAGCCTCAACCCGCCGCCAGTTCAACAGTCATCAAAAAATCCTCCAACCTCGACCTCCTATCCGGTCTCGACTTCACCCCCGTTGCTCCGGCGACTGCAGCTCCCATTCTACAACCTCAGTCGGTCCTAACTCGAACCACAGCTGATGACGAAGTAAAGAGTGAAGTCCTCACCCCTACCAAGGTAGGAACCGCCGATTCGCTGCCAGCGGATGTGCTCCCCTCCGCAACACCGAACAGTTTTAAAAAACCATCAGCGGAACCATCGGCGACGAGCTTCGGCGATCGGAAACCGAGCGTTGACAACCTATCCATCTGTTCCGATCTGAGTTCGATCGATCAGAATTTCGACTGGGAAAGTGCATCACTGCGTGCGGCGGTAGTACCCgtcacagcagcagcagtggatTATCCGCCTGCAGCGGCCAGTGCCAGTGCGGTAACTGCCAGCAATAACATCAACAACGTCAACAACAGTATTCTGGTGCAGCCTGCGCGTGATCCCTTCGAGGATCAGGCCACCCTCAAATGGTTCCACAAGGAGGTCGAACGGCTGGAAAAGTTCATCGATACACTGAATGTGAAAACACTGAACGGTACGACTCCGCTCGACGGCAAATGGAAGGAGCTGCAGGATATGCTG GTGAAAGAGGAATCGAAACGACAAGTCGGTGTGGCGAGGCTGTTTCCGGAAAAAAACCGATCAATCGATTGCGTGCCCTATGACCATGCTAGAGTGACGCTACCGACCGACACCGACAATTACATCAATGCAGTTTTTGTGAAG gaTCTCGGCTTTGGGTGTCCTCAAATGATCCTGGCGCAGACTCCGCTGCAGAACACAGTGAATGATTTCTGGAACATGATCTGGTCTCAAAAGGCAACGGTTGTTGTGTGCTTGCACACGCCCAATGAG ATTTTGGACACTTTCTGGCCCTGCGACATCAATCAAGAACTAACCTACGGCGACGTTTCAGTATCACTAGTCAAACAGTTCGATTTGACGCACTGCATCGAGCGAGCGTTGCGGGTCACAATGCTCGGTTCGGATGTAATTTTAACCGTTACGCTGATTCAGGTGAAACTATGGCCTAAACTGTCGGCGGAATACATGCTTGGAATTGCCCAGAACGTAATCGGTGCCTATCGACAGCAGAGTCAGGAGCTGAAGCAACTAACACCCTTGATTGTTAACTGCCTGAACGGTTCCGATCGGTCCAGTTTACTAGCGGTGGCTATTGCTTCAATTTTGGCAACCCAGTCACGAAAACCGGTTCTAATAA ATGTGGTGGACATCTGGTATCGAATATGCTGTCAGAGAAAGGGAGCCCTTCGTGATCCGAATTATATTCAAATGTCCTACAACATCGTGCTGAATAATGGGCATAGTATTCTGAACAAAC GCGGTATAATGACATCCTATCAGATGAAAACGGTACAAACGAATGCTGCCGCCGAAAAGGAGGAAACAATCAACGACCCTTTCAAAGATCTGGATCCTTTGTGGAAGCTCAAGTGA